The segment CAGCCTTCGCAGTCTTTGGGCTCACGAACATGGATTCGACAGCTCCATTTCAGTCACAATTCTCATGAGTTTCCTCCCCACAATTGTTTCCAGCTATCCTATGTATTTATcagctcttgatgttgcACCTCCAGCTATGACTGGGCTGGTTGCCTTGTCAGGGCACCAGCCGCCTTCGCCCATCCTTGCTCCTGGCCAAGATACCAGCGAGCCTCTCGAGACAGCAATTGAACCGGACGACACCCAGGCCATGAGCCCGCGGATGACGAGCGAAGAGGTCGAAGCGTTGAAGTGTGAAATGCATACTGAATTGCACCGGTTAGTGAAGACTATTGAATCTTCCTATGCACGTTAAAAGGTGCCCGAGGGCTGCCCTCGCTTGAACTGCTAACCAATACTTGTTCCTGTGGACATAGGCATGCGAAAGCTTTGCAGGACTCGCTACTCCTCATCTTTAACCGCATCGAGGCAGCTGAAAAGGGAAACGAGAAGCTAGACAGCAACAAAAAGGTGCTGCAGAAATATATGGAGGACTTGACTAGCATGCACCAGACCACGGCTTTGGACAGCCACGAGAAGTACTGAGCTTTTCTTGGGGAAGTTTTTGTCGTGCCGCAAACGTCCGGGCGAGGCTTGTCCGTCTTGGGAGGAAAGTTCGCTGGCGGCTTGGTGTTAGGAGTGATTGTGAGCTCTGGAAtggtcatgatgaagcagtATTGCGGGAGTGGAAGATAATGTGTTGAAAGGTCAGTTAcataccatgcagtacccacccACCGGTAACACCCACCTACCGGTaagcaaaaaagaaaattacCCATACAAACTGCCGATTCTCAAATACACGGTTCATGGCCCGGCTTGAAGTCAGGGCTGCcgtcagatcaatcaaatcagatTAGGACCCAAATCTGATCTGAGCTGATAAATCACCATTCGaatctgatctgatttgattgattgattgatatctgATATGTCGTAGCTCACGTGAAGCTTCCCTCGGCCTCACGACCCCACCGTCGGATTCTAATCGGCCTTGTTACTCGAGCATAGGCCTCCGAGAGTAATACATCCTCCCCTGACCCAGTTCTTCAGTAGCTGGATCGATTCAATGCTCGATCCAAGTAGAGAATGTCGCTGTGAGCTGACTGTAAGCTTCGCAAGACTGGATGCCCTCTCGCAGTCGGTTGACATGGCCGGAATAGCAGGAATATCCAGTGCAAACCTACTCAAACGTGGGAAAGCATTGCTATGGTCGATCCACCAACGAATGGGATCATCTACCTGTTCTGGTTCGAGCCTGTAGTACCGTTCGAGTTCACTGCCTGTTGCCGAGAGCTTAGGTTGCCGGGCTTTTTATCCACTGCTCAAACCTACTTTGCTCAGGTCGGGGCGTCAACGAAGGCGTGATAAAGACACTCTCAGAGACATTATCGCCATTCTTCGAATACCAACGCTCAAAATAGACTTTGATGCCGTCCTTTGCatctcgaagccattgtagCTGTTCTGGGGAAGTCCAATTGGTCTCCAGCCACCGGAGTCCAAGGTCCGGATTCCGAACAACAGGGGCTGCAAACAGAGGCGACCGTCCGAGGAGAGTATAGTACTCGTTTAACTTAATCCAAGCATTGTTTATACTTGCCTTAATGCTAGCGCGCTCCTGACCCTCCATACTGGCAATATTGCTCACCGAACGAGCATCGTCTTGCAGGTAGTCTTCTCGGGAATGTACAGGAAGCGCATCTTCATGAAACTGTGAGCTCTAAAAGTCGTTAGTGATAACCTGGAAATGGCAAGTACCACGAACTTGAAAAGATGagctgatgccgatgatgtcgacTGGGCATTGAAAAATCGAGGCGCACCCTTA is part of the Fusarium oxysporum Fo47 chromosome VII, complete sequence genome and harbors:
- a CDS encoding uncharacterized protein (predicted coiled-coil protein-domain containing protein), whose amino-acid sequence is MRHLPRITSMLEPSLRSLWAHEHGFDSSISVTILMSFLPTIVSSYPMYLSALDVAPPAMTGLVALSGHQPPSPILAPGQDTSEPLETAIEPDDTQAMSPRMTSEEVEALKCEMHTELHRHAKALQDSLLLIFNRIEAAEKGNEKLDSNKKVLQKYMEDLTSMHQTTALDSHEKY